In Granulicatella elegans, one genomic interval encodes:
- a CDS encoding putative holin-like toxin, whose product MLCSFATLLVALVALIVKLIEIKTKK is encoded by the coding sequence TTGCTGTGTTCTTTTGCGACTTTACTTGTTGCATTAGTGGCACTCATTGTTAAACTGATAGAAATCAAGACAAAAAAATAA
- a CDS encoding putative holin-like toxin, translated as MSVYEALTLVCSFATLLVALLALIVKLIEIKTKK; from the coding sequence TTGTCAGTCTATGAAGCTTTGACATTAGTGTGTTCTTTTGCGACTTTACTTGTTGCATTATTGGCACTCATTGTTAAACTAATAGAAATCAAGACAAAAAAATAA
- a CDS encoding MBL fold metallo-hydrolase, with amino-acid sequence MNKWKVGVLVSIFGFLGIVNPIHAQEGNGNKIHFINVSPTNPGSDAILLESNGHYAMIDTGEDYDFPDGSDSRYPYRDGDNTDYRNVMTERVMRHLKNIGVETLDFILITHAHSDHIGNADELMENFNVNKVYMKRYSDSRITDKERLWDSQYHYDKVLAVASQKGIPVIQDISKEQAHFSLGDMDIQLYNYENQYTNGQLTPVVDDNSNSIISVITVNGKRIFTAGDLNNLDYGNEDRYGPMIGKVDMMKFNHHFEAEFSNTTNFLQNLHPSIVVLTSCNDPWKNHHVATDVINQLKSFGAQLIKASSAEYEATVFDIRTDGFTNISTQYPRIPSFTAKWYIEDDVWKYRYATGEHAIAWSEIGGRYYFFKGNGAMLESQWKKWRNRWFYFQDSGEMVTKWKFIHDSWYFFNNDGQMETDWAISDGQWYYLSKDGDMQKGWKWIDKAWYYLAESGEMKTGWVKYKDNWYYLDSDGKMKTGELQLEKHEYVLANDGHMLTGWNGNYYYRASGEKAKDAWTEIDGQWYYFKANGELVKSGKTPDGYTVDAKGVWLKDIPQEVKKVQKETKKARTTVENSQRYTHTESDHRKEAANTSSVLEKQANEENHSSSNPKHSVEEVTPTTFGTPEIAAGSSSVEKEVGSNTDSITTTTVSGER; translated from the coding sequence ATGAACAAGTGGAAAGTAGGAGTACTAGTATCAATTTTTGGATTTCTTGGTATTGTGAATCCGATTCATGCACAAGAAGGAAACGGAAACAAGATTCATTTTATAAATGTGTCCCCAACGAATCCAGGTAGTGATGCGATTCTATTAGAAAGTAATGGGCATTATGCGATGATTGATACGGGGGAAGATTATGATTTTCCGGACGGAAGTGATTCTCGTTATCCATATCGTGATGGGGATAATACCGATTATCGTAATGTCATGACAGAACGTGTGATGCGTCATCTGAAAAATATAGGCGTAGAAACATTAGATTTTATTTTAATTACGCATGCTCATTCGGATCATATTGGGAATGCAGATGAGTTAATGGAGAATTTTAATGTCAATAAAGTCTATATGAAGCGTTATAGTGATAGTCGAATTACTGATAAGGAGAGACTTTGGGATAGTCAATATCATTATGACAAAGTGTTAGCTGTTGCGAGCCAAAAAGGAATTCCAGTGATTCAGGATATTTCAAAAGAACAAGCCCATTTTTCTTTAGGGGATATGGATATTCAACTTTACAATTATGAAAATCAGTATACGAACGGACAGTTAACTCCAGTTGTAGATGATAATTCGAATTCGATTATTAGTGTCATTACAGTGAATGGTAAGAGAATTTTTACTGCAGGAGATTTGAATAACTTAGATTATGGGAATGAAGATCGTTATGGTCCAATGATTGGAAAAGTCGATATGATGAAATTTAATCATCATTTTGAAGCGGAATTTTCGAATACAACGAATTTCCTACAAAATCTACATCCTTCTATTGTGGTATTAACGTCTTGCAATGATCCTTGGAAGAATCATCATGTAGCTACGGATGTTATCAATCAGTTAAAATCTTTTGGAGCACAACTGATTAAGGCGAGTAGTGCAGAATATGAAGCAACAGTTTTTGATATTCGTACGGATGGTTTTACGAATATTTCAACACAATATCCTCGAATTCCTAGTTTTACTGCGAAGTGGTATATAGAAGATGATGTTTGGAAGTATCGATATGCAACAGGCGAACATGCGATTGCTTGGAGTGAAATCGGTGGGCGCTATTATTTCTTCAAAGGGAATGGAGCAATGTTAGAAAGTCAATGGAAGAAATGGCGTAATCGTTGGTTTTATTTCCAAGATTCTGGAGAAATGGTAACAAAATGGAAGTTTATTCATGATTCATGGTATTTCTTCAATAACGATGGTCAGATGGAAACAGATTGGGCTATTTCTGATGGTCAATGGTATTACTTATCCAAAGATGGTGATATGCAAAAAGGCTGGAAATGGATTGACAAGGCTTGGTATTATTTAGCTGAATCAGGTGAGATGAAGACAGGTTGGGTCAAATATAAGGATAATTGGTACTATCTAGATAGTGATGGCAAGATGAAAACTGGAGAATTACAGTTAGAGAAACATGAGTACGTACTAGCCAATGATGGACATATGTTAACAGGTTGGAATGGAAACTACTATTATAGAGCTTCAGGAGAGAAAGCAAAAGATGCCTGGACTGAAATCGATGGTCAATGGTATTACTTCAAAGCAAATGGAGAATTAGTGAAGAGTGGAAAAACACCGGATGGATACACAGTCGATGCGAAAGGTGTATGGCTAAAAGATATCCCTCAAGAAGTGAAGAAAGTTCAAAAAGAGACTAAAAAAGCGCGAACAACGGTTGAGAATTCGCAGAGATACACTCACACTGAAAGTGATCATCGTAAAGAAGCTGCGAATACATCATCAGTTCTGGAAAAACAAGCGAATGAAGAAAATCATTCTTCAAGTAATCCGAAACATTCAGTAGAGGAAGTGACTCCTACGACTTTTGGAACTCCAGAAATAGCTGCAGGTAGTTCAAGTGTAGAAAAAGAAGTAGGTTCGAATACGGATTCAATTACAACTACAACGGTTAGTGGTGAGAGATAG
- a CDS encoding Rpn family recombination-promoting nuclease/putative transposase, producing MKIKPTNDLLFKKMMTTTGKEYILEEFIEAVTGMKLTNVRPTNPYQIESYQKEIENLNPVMYSTIVDVVATTDDGMEIMIEMQLYQHKDFFERIFNYMATTYTQNYKAETAKSIISIVVTNFTVFSEFQEARVEIGLTNLACHREIKNKKHQPYWRIYLVNLTDKAIIEGENTDLSEWRDFLKNGTITSKSSKGLKEAQKIVNFSNLSGEERRLATLMEKYEDVYYQVMKHQLEEGIEIGRQQGVALGERKGQVMICFKMNLPMEEIQKHTGLSVEEIEAFRKEME from the coding sequence ATGAAAATCAAACCAACCAATGACCTACTCTTCAAAAAAATGATGACAACAACAGGAAAGGAATATATTCTCGAAGAATTTATCGAGGCAGTTACGGGAATGAAACTAACAAATGTTCGACCAACAAATCCGTATCAGATAGAATCTTATCAAAAAGAGATAGAAAATCTAAATCCTGTTATGTATAGTACGATTGTTGATGTAGTAGCTACTACAGACGATGGAATGGAAATTATGATAGAAATGCAACTCTATCAGCATAAAGATTTTTTTGAACGTATCTTTAACTACATGGCAACCACTTATACGCAAAATTATAAAGCAGAAACTGCAAAATCAATTATTTCTATTGTTGTTACCAATTTTACAGTATTTTCAGAATTTCAAGAAGCACGAGTAGAGATTGGATTAACCAACTTGGCTTGTCATAGAGAAATTAAAAATAAAAAACATCAACCTTATTGGCGAATCTATTTAGTAAACTTAACAGATAAAGCTATTATAGAAGGAGAAAATACAGATTTATCAGAGTGGCGAGACTTTCTAAAAAATGGTACAATTACATCGAAATCAAGCAAAGGATTAAAAGAAGCACAAAAAATAGTGAACTTCTCAAATCTATCAGGTGAAGAACGGAGGCTTGCGACACTAATGGAAAAATATGAAGATGTATACTATCAAGTCATGAAACACCAATTGGAAGAAGGAATTGAAATCGGACGTCAACAAGGCGTAGCTCTCGGAGAACGAAAAGGGCAAGTCATGATCTGCTTCAAAATGAACTTACCAATGGAAGAAATCCAAAAGCATACAGGATTGTCAGTGGAAGAAATTGAAGCGTTTAGGAAAGAAATGGAATAG
- a CDS encoding DUF2922 domain-containing protein has product MTTTKELTLVFKNADGKHKNLVIAKPVENLDEATIKAAMQKIVNTHAFEKAGKKEYEGVVSASYVDRTVTKVFKTEE; this is encoded by the coding sequence ATGACAACAACAAAAGAATTAACATTAGTCTTCAAAAATGCAGATGGAAAACACAAAAACTTGGTCATTGCAAAACCAGTAGAAAACTTGGATGAAGCAACCATTAAAGCAGCGATGCAAAAAATCGTTAACACACATGCTTTTGAAAAAGCAGGTAAGAAAGAATATGAAGGTGTTGTATCTGCATCCTATGTTGATCGTACCGTGACAAAAGTGTTCAAAACAGAAGAATAG
- a CDS encoding N-acetylmuramoyl-L-alanine amidase translates to MVEKINETLMENSGRLVGVEFVVIHNDAGSMTPVQYIEWLRYREKSLGIAHYYCNRNTIVRVVDTYHIAYHTGDWWSNIRSIGYEVCESMKVSDEEFLENEDITLMQATEDLLYYGLPITTDTVRLHHEFVPTSCPHRSLALHGGTTESVKEYFVFRMNELAQLGSTVEEMLETISEQKGSTEAVDENFQKTVPSADEGDTELTNNDAITTNESLAKEVILGLWGNGAERKHLLEEAGYDYDAIQEIVNQTLNE, encoded by the coding sequence ATGGTAGAAAAAATCAATGAAACGTTAATGGAAAATAGTGGACGATTAGTAGGAGTTGAATTTGTCGTGATTCATAATGATGCAGGATCTATGACACCAGTGCAATATATCGAATGGCTAAGATACCGTGAAAAATCATTAGGAATTGCCCATTATTATTGTAATCGCAACACGATTGTTAGAGTAGTAGATACGTATCACATTGCCTATCACACTGGAGATTGGTGGAGCAATATCCGTTCGATTGGTTATGAAGTCTGTGAAAGTATGAAAGTCTCGGATGAAGAGTTTTTAGAAAATGAAGACATCACTCTCATGCAGGCAACGGAAGATTTACTCTATTATGGACTACCGATAACAACGGATACGGTAAGACTTCATCATGAATTTGTTCCGACTTCATGCCCACATAGAAGTCTAGCATTACATGGAGGTACAACCGAAAGTGTCAAAGAATATTTCGTCTTCCGAATGAACGAGTTGGCACAATTAGGAAGTACAGTAGAGGAAATGCTCGAAACAATTAGCGAACAAAAAGGATCTACTGAAGCAGTGGATGAGAACTTTCAAAAAACAGTCCCATCTGCAGATGAAGGAGATACAGAACTTACTAATAATGATGCTATTACCACAAATGAATCACTAGCTAAGGAAGTAATCCTTGGATTATGGGGAAACGGAGCAGAACGAAAACACCTCCTAGAAGAAGCGGGATACGACTATGATGCCATTCAAGAAATCGTCAATCAAACATTAAACGAATAG